The following proteins are encoded in a genomic region of Sulfurovum indicum:
- a CDS encoding TetR/AcrR family transcriptional regulator, whose protein sequence is MPIIVDKDQKRKDIALSCRDIILQNGIQNLTIASIAKAAGIGKGTFYEYFKSKEALLFELVNILLQEYNLRMEEKLARLTSTREKVKVFADFFYEEESQDLRILYKMFTGVSLLTPQKEMVDFQKACFDHYYLWFESLIREGIANKELVPEMARMTKGVFATAQGMYIVAETTHDKENLKKEVHAYIDTLFTLVQTGRQKDTL, encoded by the coding sequence ATGCCGATCATTGTAGACAAAGATCAAAAACGTAAAGATATTGCCCTCTCATGTAGAGATATTATTCTTCAGAATGGTATTCAGAACCTGACCATCGCCTCCATTGCCAAAGCAGCAGGTATAGGGAAGGGTACGTTTTACGAGTATTTCAAAAGCAAGGAAGCCCTGCTGTTCGAACTGGTGAACATCCTACTGCAGGAGTATAACTTGAGGATGGAGGAAAAGCTTGCCCGCCTTACAAGCACTCGCGAGAAGGTAAAGGTCTTTGCCGATTTTTTTTATGAGGAGGAGAGTCAGGATCTTCGGATACTCTACAAAATGTTCACCGGTGTCTCCCTGCTCACGCCCCAAAAGGAGATGGTCGATTTCCAGAAAGCCTGTTTTGACCATTACTATCTGTGGTTTGAATCTCTGATCAGGGAAGGGATCGCCAATAAAGAGCTTGTTCCGGAGATGGCGAGAATGACCAAAGGGGTTTTTGCCACAGCTCAGGGGATGTATATTGTCGCTGAAACGACACATGACAAAGAGAACCTGAAAAAGGAAGTACATGCCTATATCGATACACTTTTTACTCTGGTTCAGACAGGCAGACAAAAGGATACACTATGA
- a CDS encoding efflux RND transporter permease subunit — translation MYKLAINRPIATLMYVFTLVIFGLLSFKSMPSALFPNVDFPIVTIKTIYPGAEASTVESQVTDKIEEAISRIGGVDTIISTSSEGASVVTVKFFLERDINEATNDVRDKVSAVLLPKDAKTPLVSKLDIGGAPVINVFLTAKNDSIKNLMLFADEKVKPALQKINGVGAINIIGYKDREIKIFPDIHALNKYGITIRELNAIVSRENVKIGGGKLITATKELILKTKADALSVEELKNIVIKDEVRLKDVAKVEDTLSDPDSYASFNGVPGVMLEVQKISGTNTLEIVQRVKETVPALQKMSENRYGVQTLQDTSPFIIHSLKDVEFDLIYGAFLAVIIIFGFLRNFTITIVSALSIPISILGTIALMNLMGFDLNKMTLIGLTLSIGIIIDDAIVVLENIYKKMEAGMGRFDAAVEGVKEMAFAILAISAMLLAVFIPVANMSGIVGKFFESFAMTVGFAVIISYTVALTFMPSLSARVLNKKESRFYNVTEPIFKGMEKVYDVILKLVLRFKVMTLILVLAAFAGSLALFPKIGMDFIPKEDKAEFEIKLRAPAGISLEEMIKESKMIEKMVKEDKSVAFTTLSVGYNAVKEKNKALIYVKLIPKDKREMHQEAIIQQFRQKLKPYRKKMFITAAAIPSIKGAGVSVPYQIVLKSDSFKNLEVAKTRLVDYLARKKGFVDIDTNMDEGKPQIDINILRENANRLGISASQIAQAISIAFSSDLEISYFEEKGKQYNITLRFDDAHRVSLEDLKMIQLRAANGQLVSLDGLVTFSRTKSLASIYHFDRQRQVTIYSDLFGLDLGGAVNYTKEGIDKLLPKGVSYKFTGFADEMVKTNKAFGAALGLSVILMFIILAILYESLVQPLIIMMALPLSIIGVMIALFLSGEHFSLFVMIGFMLLMGMVGKNAVLLVDFANEAIDKGKDANTALLEAGEKRLRPILMTTIAMIFAMLPLALSDSLGSETKAPMAIAVIGGLVSSMILTLLVVPVIYKMINPLDRWLRKWYEGKVSG, via the coding sequence ATGTACAAGTTAGCCATCAACCGACCCATAGCAACACTGATGTACGTCTTTACTCTGGTGATCTTCGGATTGCTGAGTTTTAAAAGTATGCCCTCGGCACTCTTCCCCAACGTCGATTTCCCGATAGTGACCATCAAGACCATCTATCCGGGTGCAGAGGCGAGTACGGTTGAATCACAGGTGACCGACAAGATCGAAGAGGCGATCTCTCGTATCGGCGGGGTCGATACGATCATCTCTACCAGCTCGGAAGGTGCCAGTGTCGTGACGGTGAAGTTCTTTCTCGAGCGTGATATCAATGAAGCAACCAATGATGTGAGGGACAAAGTCTCTGCCGTTTTGCTGCCTAAAGATGCCAAAACACCGCTGGTAAGCAAACTCGATATCGGAGGTGCACCGGTCATTAATGTCTTTTTGACTGCAAAGAATGACAGCATTAAGAATCTGATGCTTTTTGCCGATGAGAAGGTCAAACCTGCCCTACAGAAGATCAACGGGGTAGGTGCCATCAATATTATCGGGTATAAAGATAGGGAGATCAAGATATTCCCCGATATTCATGCACTTAACAAGTACGGTATCACCATACGTGAGCTTAATGCCATTGTTTCGCGTGAGAATGTCAAGATCGGCGGCGGGAAGCTCATCACTGCGACCAAAGAGCTCATCCTAAAGACAAAAGCAGATGCGTTGAGTGTAGAAGAGCTGAAGAATATCGTGATCAAGGATGAGGTACGCCTCAAAGATGTCGCCAAAGTAGAAGATACCCTCAGCGACCCGGATAGTTATGCCTCTTTCAACGGGGTGCCGGGTGTCATGCTGGAAGTGCAGAAGATCTCCGGGACCAATACCCTTGAGATCGTGCAGCGGGTTAAAGAGACGGTCCCGGCTTTACAGAAGATGTCAGAAAACAGGTACGGTGTGCAGACGCTTCAGGACACCTCTCCCTTCATTATCCATTCACTTAAAGATGTAGAGTTCGACCTGATCTACGGTGCCTTTCTCGCAGTCATTATTATCTTCGGATTTCTGCGTAACTTTACTATTACGATCGTCTCTGCCCTCTCTATTCCCATCTCTATTTTGGGAACCATCGCACTGATGAATCTCATGGGATTTGATCTCAATAAAATGACTCTCATCGGGCTGACACTTTCCATCGGGATCATTATAGATGATGCCATAGTCGTGCTGGAGAACATTTACAAGAAGATGGAAGCGGGTATGGGCAGGTTTGATGCGGCAGTGGAAGGGGTCAAAGAGATGGCATTTGCCATCCTTGCCATTTCAGCGATGTTGCTGGCAGTATTTATTCCGGTTGCTAACATGAGTGGGATTGTTGGAAAGTTTTTTGAGAGTTTTGCTATGACGGTAGGGTTTGCAGTGATCATCTCCTACACGGTAGCCCTGACCTTTATGCCTAGTCTGAGTGCGAGGGTACTCAATAAAAAAGAGAGCCGCTTTTACAATGTCACCGAGCCGATCTTCAAAGGGATGGAGAAGGTCTATGATGTCATCTTGAAACTGGTATTGCGTTTCAAGGTTATGACCCTCATTCTGGTATTGGCGGCATTTGCAGGTTCTTTGGCACTTTTCCCGAAGATCGGTATGGACTTCATTCCTAAAGAGGACAAGGCGGAGTTTGAGATCAAACTGCGTGCACCGGCCGGTATCTCGCTTGAAGAGATGATCAAAGAGTCCAAGATGATTGAGAAGATGGTGAAGGAGGACAAGAGTGTCGCCTTTACGACACTGAGTGTGGGCTACAATGCAGTCAAAGAGAAGAACAAGGCACTTATTTACGTAAAACTCATTCCTAAAGATAAACGTGAAATGCACCAGGAAGCGATCATCCAGCAGTTCAGACAGAAGCTCAAGCCTTACAGGAAGAAGATGTTCATTACCGCAGCGGCGATCCCAAGCATCAAAGGGGCGGGGGTCTCCGTTCCCTACCAGATCGTGCTGAAGTCAGATTCGTTCAAAAATCTTGAAGTCGCCAAAACACGGCTTGTAGACTATCTTGCCAGGAAAAAAGGGTTTGTTGACATCGATACGAATATGGATGAGGGAAAACCGCAGATCGATATTAATATTCTCAGAGAGAATGCCAACCGACTGGGTATCTCCGCTTCACAGATCGCACAGGCGATTTCCATTGCATTCTCCAGTGACCTTGAGATCTCCTATTTTGAAGAGAAAGGGAAGCAGTATAATATCACGCTCCGGTTTGATGATGCCCACAGGGTCTCTCTGGAAGACTTGAAGATGATACAGCTCAGAGCCGCCAACGGTCAGCTGGTTTCTCTTGACGGGCTGGTGACCTTCTCGCGTACAAAATCACTCGCTTCTATCTACCATTTCGATAGACAGCGTCAAGTGACGATCTACTCTGATCTTTTCGGGCTTGATCTGGGTGGTGCGGTCAACTATACCAAAGAGGGAATCGACAAGCTTTTGCCCAAGGGTGTGAGCTACAAATTCACCGGTTTTGCCGATGAGATGGTCAAGACCAACAAGGCTTTTGGTGCGGCACTGGGGCTTTCGGTTATTTTGATGTTCATCATTCTGGCGATCCTGTATGAGTCTCTGGTACAGCCTCTTATTATCATGATGGCTCTGCCTTTGAGCATCATCGGAGTGATGATCGCGCTTTTTTTAAGCGGAGAACACTTCTCTCTCTTTGTTATGATCGGCTTTATGCTTCTGATGGGAATGGTGGGAAAGAATGCTGTTTTGCTTGTAGATTTTGCCAATGAGGCCATTGACAAAGGGAAAGATGCCAATACAGCGCTTTTGGAAGCAGGTGAAAAAAGGCTTAGACCTATTCTGATGACGACCATTGCAATGATCTTTGCAATGCTCCCTCTGGCATTGAGCGACTCGCTGGGAAGTGAGACAAAAGCGCCTATGGCCATAGCAGTCATTGGGGGATTGGTCTCGTCGATGATTCTGACGTTGCTGGTTGTACCGGTGATCTACAAAATGATCAATCCTCTGGACAGATGGCTTAGAAAGTGGTATGAGGGAAAAGTAAGTGGGTAG
- a CDS encoding TolC family protein, which yields MKRVLIWLLLPALGMGQSIGLKQFIEEAQKHNGQIRAKEIRITAKQKGVEAAESAFWPTVDIGGSFSKYSPHYIVSPGEETTGFAMLNLELYDGGRKSATLRAKGYEKEASLFEKQAFEKSVILQIVQHYYAIKGLEASLSALQERARELKTQIVRMKKFMITGLATQEELDKLLAVYENNRYTMENTRFAIETNRENLRLITGLPATQLGRDYFLEPEHVKFEWFDAIKILEANAKAVGENAKAIDAANMPQVVLSDTYFRSHFGDTMISGDGFLVGHQNELKLSVNMRIFDSGRTSKESEAVKYQKLALLSELEHARKQQRMNFKLARRNLQTTRTKMQSAKSALKAAESSYVTIKKKFEAGLVDDIAFLDALAQKTLAQARYKETVYDYEVKKSVYYYYAGKDPREFIR from the coding sequence ATGAAAAGAGTTCTGATATGGTTGCTGTTGCCGGCTCTGGGGATGGGACAAAGTATTGGACTGAAGCAGTTCATTGAAGAGGCACAAAAGCATAATGGACAGATCAGAGCCAAAGAGATACGTATCACAGCCAAACAGAAGGGGGTAGAGGCAGCCGAAAGTGCTTTCTGGCCAACGGTGGATATTGGCGGGAGTTTCAGCAAATATTCACCCCATTACATCGTCTCTCCGGGAGAAGAGACAACAGGATTTGCTATGTTGAATCTCGAACTGTATGACGGAGGACGGAAAAGTGCCACGCTGCGTGCCAAAGGATATGAGAAAGAGGCATCTCTGTTCGAGAAACAGGCCTTCGAGAAGAGTGTAATACTCCAGATCGTACAGCACTACTATGCCATCAAGGGACTTGAAGCGTCACTGAGCGCGCTTCAGGAACGTGCCAGAGAACTCAAGACACAGATCGTACGTATGAAAAAGTTCATGATTACGGGACTGGCGACGCAGGAAGAGTTGGACAAGCTTCTGGCAGTCTATGAGAACAACCGCTATACGATGGAAAATACCAGGTTTGCCATAGAGACAAACAGGGAGAACCTGAGACTGATCACGGGACTTCCGGCAACACAGCTGGGGCGTGACTATTTTCTTGAACCGGAACATGTGAAGTTTGAATGGTTTGATGCCATTAAGATACTTGAAGCCAATGCCAAAGCGGTGGGTGAGAATGCCAAAGCGATCGATGCTGCCAATATGCCTCAGGTTGTACTTTCAGATACCTACTTCAGGTCACATTTTGGCGATACGATGATTAGCGGTGACGGATTTCTCGTCGGCCATCAGAACGAGCTGAAGCTCTCGGTCAATATGCGGATCTTTGACAGTGGCAGAACTTCCAAAGAGAGTGAAGCGGTAAAGTACCAAAAACTGGCACTGCTCAGTGAACTTGAACATGCCAGAAAGCAGCAGCGCATGAACTTCAAACTGGCACGCAGAAATCTGCAGACAACCAGAACGAAGATGCAAAGTGCAAAGAGTGCACTGAAAGCAGCAGAGAGTAGTTATGTGACGATCAAAAAGAAGTTTGAGGCGGGACTGGTAGATGATATCGCCTTTCTGGATGCACTGGCACAGAAGACGCTGGCACAGGCACGCTACAAAGAAACGGTGTACGATTATGAAGTGAAAAAGTCTGTTTACTATTACTATGCGGGGAAAGACCCCAGGGAGTTCATACGATGA
- a CDS encoding PGPGW domain-containing protein, translating into MFVTIAAMTGFVLSIVLVPWIIVQIPSDYFSYPQRQKYLWSGWHPLIRMIAIIMKNMLGFIFVAAGIAMLVLPGQGLLTILVGLFLIEFPYKYKVERWLIKRPFIFKAANWIRRKANRSPLKI; encoded by the coding sequence ATGTTTGTTACGATAGCCGCCATGACAGGCTTTGTTCTCTCAATAGTACTGGTCCCGTGGATCATTGTACAGATACCCTCAGACTACTTTTCCTATCCTCAACGGCAGAAGTATCTGTGGAGCGGGTGGCATCCGCTTATCCGTATGATCGCTATCATTATGAAAAATATGCTCGGGTTTATCTTTGTGGCAGCGGGAATTGCGATGTTGGTATTACCCGGACAGGGTTTGCTGACAATCCTTGTCGGTCTGTTTCTTATAGAGTTTCCCTATAAATATAAAGTGGAGAGGTGGCTGATCAAAAGACCTTTTATATTCAAAGCGGCTAACTGGATCAGGAGAAAAGCCAATCGCAGTCCGTTAAAGATCTGA
- a CDS encoding efflux RND transporter periplasmic adaptor subunit codes for MPSLRSITQITVFLWLAASSLQAGEVYATFNVEARHHAELAFTSSGTVAKVNVDVASLVHKGEVLAELNNDDLAAALEVSKVALKYAKRDYERQVKVKKLVDAAKFDQYAYKYEHAKAQLAYQQAMLDKTQLKAPFDGIIYEKMVEVGDVVSGAMIRTVMKVQSLKERKLVLAFDQKYWREIKPGMTFRYSVDGDSTVYTGKISRVYPYANDANRKIRAEVEAEGFTPGLFGDGYILVPDAK; via the coding sequence ATGCCGAGTCTTAGAAGTATTACACAGATAACAGTTTTTTTATGGTTGGCGGCAAGTTCACTTCAGGCAGGAGAGGTCTATGCGACGTTCAATGTTGAAGCCAGGCATCACGCAGAGCTTGCATTTACCAGCAGCGGTACGGTAGCGAAGGTCAATGTCGATGTTGCTTCCCTGGTACACAAGGGGGAAGTGCTTGCCGAGCTGAACAATGATGACCTGGCTGCTGCACTGGAAGTCTCCAAAGTAGCACTGAAGTATGCCAAGAGAGACTATGAACGACAGGTGAAGGTCAAGAAACTGGTTGATGCGGCAAAGTTTGACCAGTATGCCTATAAGTATGAACATGCCAAGGCACAGTTAGCATACCAGCAGGCGATGCTGGACAAAACACAGCTCAAAGCCCCTTTTGACGGCATCATTTACGAAAAAATGGTGGAGGTCGGCGATGTGGTCAGCGGTGCAATGATACGTACGGTCATGAAGGTACAGAGCCTCAAAGAGAGAAAACTGGTTCTGGCCTTTGACCAGAAATACTGGAGGGAGATCAAGCCCGGGATGACCTTCCGTTACAGTGTGGACGGGGACAGTACTGTCTATACGGGGAAGATCAGCAGGGTCTACCCCTATGCGAATGATGCCAACAGGAAGATCAGGGCGGAAGTGGAAGCTGAAGGTTTTACTCCGGGACTATTTGGTGACGGATACATTCTCGTTCCGGATGCAAAGTAG